In Lacrimispora indolis DSM 755, a genomic segment contains:
- a CDS encoding LCP family protein, with the protein MTTNYLKWGLIAIAAVWAALIGSMLGYAWNIIHMPQTAPKIQLPQMQNTNISIETQEKMEGYWTVAVFGVDSREGTLGKGTRSDMQMILNVNLGTGEIRLVSVYRDTYLRIEGKERYDKINEAYFKGGHKQAIEALNDNLDLTIDEYASFSWKAVADAINLLGGIDVDISHEEFRVINGFITETVESTGVGSHHLKKEGPNHLDGVQAVAYARLRKMDTDFKRTERQREVADLALKKAREADAATLSKVVAAVFPQISTSIGMKDMFPLIKNIKRFHLTETEGFPSKLKDVMIGKRDCVVPVTLESNVKRLHQFLFDEENYEPSDEVKEISKQIELRVKNKR; encoded by the coding sequence ATGACTACTAATTACTTAAAATGGGGATTGATCGCCATAGCGGCCGTCTGGGCGGCTTTAATCGGGTCGATGCTGGGATATGCCTGGAACATCATACACATGCCCCAGACGGCTCCAAAGATACAATTGCCTCAGATGCAAAATACCAATATAAGCATTGAGACACAGGAAAAAATGGAGGGCTACTGGACCGTGGCGGTGTTTGGCGTGGATTCCAGGGAAGGAACCCTTGGAAAGGGAACCAGGTCGGATATGCAGATGATTCTTAATGTAAATCTCGGTACAGGTGAAATACGGCTGGTTTCCGTTTACAGGGATACCTATTTAAGGATAGAGGGAAAAGAGCGTTATGATAAGATTAATGAAGCATATTTTAAAGGCGGCCATAAGCAGGCCATTGAAGCTTTAAATGATAATCTGGATTTGACCATTGACGAGTATGCCTCCTTTAGCTGGAAAGCAGTTGCAGATGCCATCAATCTTCTGGGAGGGATTGATGTGGATATCAGCCATGAAGAATTCCGTGTGATCAACGGTTTTATCACGGAAACCGTGGAATCCACAGGCGTAGGCTCCCATCATTTGAAAAAGGAAGGCCCAAACCACTTAGACGGAGTTCAGGCGGTTGCCTACGCAAGGCTTAGAAAAATGGATACGGATTTTAAACGGACCGAGCGCCAGAGAGAGGTTGCCGATTTAGCTCTTAAAAAGGCAAGAGAAGCGGATGCGGCGACTCTCAGCAAGGTAGTTGCTGCTGTGTTCCCCCAGATATCCACAAGCATTGGCATGAAGGACATGTTTCCTCTGATAAAAAATATAAAACGGTTCCACCTGACTGAAACAGAAGGATTTCCCTCAAAGCTTAAAGATGTGATGATCGGCAAAAGAGACTGTGTTGTCCCCGTGACCCTGGAATCAAACGTAAAAAGGCTTCACCAGTTTTTATTTGATGAAGAAAATTACGAACCCTCAGATGAGGTAAAGGAGATCAGCAAACAGATCGAGCTTCGGGTAAAAAATAAGAGATAA
- a CDS encoding HAD family hydrolase: protein MYKCCIFDLDGTIIDTIDSLAHSISLTMEHFGYQPIDVAHTKTFVGDGYKKLVERALIYSGDDKLTHFEEALAFYEDTFEKNCLYQVKPYDGMPELLKFLKNKGIKIGVLTNKGHERAVECVEAVYGKGFFDLITGESKDVKCKPDPSGAFMTAEYFQAKPWECLYFGDTNTDMRTGINAGMDTVAVTWGFRERAELEAFHPKYIIDHPSEIRHVLE from the coding sequence ATGTATAAATGCTGTATCTTTGATCTGGACGGGACTATTATCGATACCATTGATTCTCTGGCTCACAGCATCAGCCTGACCATGGAGCATTTTGGCTATCAGCCCATAGATGTGGCCCATACCAAGACATTTGTTGGCGATGGATATAAAAAGCTGGTGGAGCGGGCCCTTATTTACTCAGGAGATGATAAGCTGACCCATTTTGAGGAGGCTCTTGCATTTTATGAGGATACATTTGAGAAGAACTGCCTTTATCAGGTGAAGCCATATGATGGGATGCCAGAGCTTTTAAAATTTCTGAAGAATAAGGGAATTAAAATCGGAGTTCTGACAAACAAAGGTCATGAACGTGCTGTTGAATGTGTGGAAGCTGTTTACGGCAAAGGATTTTTTGATTTAATTACCGGGGAAAGCAAGGATGTTAAATGCAAGCCAGATCCTTCGGGAGCTTTTATGACGGCGGAGTACTTTCAGGCAAAGCCTTGGGAATGCCTGTATTTTGGGGATACCAACACTGATATGAGGACGGGCATCAATGCGGGAATGGATACGGTGGCCGTGACCTGGGGCTTTCGTGAGAGAGCGGAGTTGGAAGCTTTTCATCCAAAATATATTATTGATCATCCCAGCGAGATCAGACATGTTCTTGAATAA
- a CDS encoding rhamnose ABC transporter substrate-binding protein, whose protein sequence is MRKQLICAFLCIAVLSGILAGCGSKSGTEESTVSPQKTEAASNDGTRTGGAAGKTFAIVTKAAGNPYNEKMAQGFQKVIEAEGGTCIIKHPESATADAQVSVIQSLISQGVDALCIAGNDENALQAALEEAMAAGIKVSCLDSKVNKDSRQTFVNQAGTMEIGQALMEAVYDISGGEGDWAILSATSQATNQNAWIEAMKEVMKEDKYSKLNLVEIAYGDDEPQKSTDQTQALLSKYPDLRVICAPTTVGINAAAKVLQDEKSKVKLTGQGLPSEMAEYIGNDDAHSCPYMYLWNPIDVGFLGAYTSIALVDGAITGQAGDKFAAGEMGDYEVIGASDGGTEIILGPPFKFDTSNIDEWKSVY, encoded by the coding sequence ATGAGAAAACAATTGATTTGTGCATTCCTGTGTATTGCTGTGCTTTCAGGGATCCTTGCAGGCTGCGGCAGTAAAAGCGGAACAGAGGAAAGTACGGTGTCCCCACAGAAAACTGAGGCTGCGTCAAATGACGGGACAAGAACCGGGGGAGCAGCAGGCAAGACCTTTGCCATCGTTACGAAGGCGGCCGGCAATCCATATAATGAAAAAATGGCCCAGGGCTTTCAAAAGGTCATTGAGGCTGAGGGTGGAACCTGCATTATCAAGCATCCGGAGTCTGCTACAGCGGATGCCCAGGTTTCTGTTATCCAATCCCTGATCTCCCAGGGCGTAGATGCCCTCTGCATAGCAGGAAATGATGAAAACGCCCTGCAGGCGGCTTTGGAGGAAGCTATGGCAGCAGGAATCAAGGTTTCCTGTCTGGATTCCAAAGTGAATAAGGACAGTCGCCAAACTTTTGTCAATCAGGCTGGAACTATGGAAATCGGTCAGGCCTTAATGGAGGCCGTCTATGATATCTCAGGGGGCGAGGGGGACTGGGCGATTCTTTCCGCCACATCCCAGGCTACCAATCAGAATGCCTGGATCGAAGCCATGAAAGAGGTTATGAAGGAAGATAAGTATTCAAAGCTCAATCTGGTAGAGATTGCATATGGAGATGACGAGCCCCAGAAATCCACGGACCAGACTCAGGCGCTTTTGTCCAAATACCCGGATCTAAGGGTTATCTGCGCACCAACCACCGTTGGAATTAATGCGGCGGCAAAGGTTCTTCAGGATGAGAAATCCAAAGTTAAGCTGACAGGCCAGGGACTTCCATCTGAAATGGCTGAATACATTGGCAATGATGACGCTCATTCCTGTCCTTACATGTACTTGTGGAATCCTATTGACGTAGGTTTCTTAGGGGCCTATACTTCCATTGCCTTGGTAGACGGAGCTATCACAGGGCAAGCCGGTGATAAGTTCGCCGCAGGGGAAATGGGCGATTACGAAGTGATCGGGGCATCAGATGGCGGAACGGAGATTATTCTTGGGCCTCCATTTAAATTTGATACTTCCAACATTGATGAATGGAAGTCCGTTTATTAA